One Stigmatopora nigra isolate UIUO_SnigA chromosome 1, RoL_Snig_1.1, whole genome shotgun sequence DNA segment encodes these proteins:
- the stat1a gene encoding signal transducer and activator of transcription 1a has translation MAQWAELQTLDSKYLEQVDMLYDDSFPMDVRDYLSKWIESIDWDFVARQESLAVVRFQELLTQLDDQHSRFVLENEFRQQHNCRKNKRNLQDRFQDDPLYMARIISKILKEERVVLATARSAMQTVLAQSAIVVDKQRLNTKVKEMRDRAQVADQAIKNLEDQQDEYDFKFNSFKTKENERNEMSPKELEMDNMVICKMCMDLKSKRQDTVVQLADLLNITQALMTDLFNDELPEWKQRQQIACIGGPPNACLDQLQNWFTAVAETLKEFHQHLKKLQELEQKFTYENDPITQNKEFFEGQCLELQKNLLSNALVVERQPCMPTYPQRPLVLKTANQFTVKLRFLVKLPEYNYQLKVKAVFDKGVTGQKGLRRFNILGTNTKVMNMEESNGSLSAEFRHLQLKEQKVAGNRTNEAPLVVTKELHSLSFESELQLGQSGIKFKLEALSLPVVVISNVSQLPSGWASILWYNMLTTEPKNLQFFLSPPAAKWSQLSEVLSWQFSSITKRGLNKEQLNMLADKLLGPNAQRNPDGLIPWNKFCKTQNCNDRVFPFWLWIEGILDLIKRHLVTLWNDDYIVGFISKEREKALLGDKCSGTFLLRFSESSKEGAITFTWVEYEMGDKPVFHSVEPYSKKDLGVVSLPDIIRTYKVMVMDDIPENPLRFLYPNIPKDVAFKKYYVKNAEAPEPMDLDNTTKSAYIKTELIPVSQMAQMHEMMLPMSPEDFLFLEQQVHSTGMEAMVADLA, from the exons ATGGCTCAGTGGGCGGAGCTTCAGACGCTGGACTCCAAGTACTTGGAGCAAGTGGACATGCTGTATGACGACTCATTTCCAATGGATGTCAGAGACTACCTGAGCAAATGGATTGAAAGCATTGACTG GGACTTCGTGGCACGTCAAGAATCGTTAGCAGTGGTCCGCTTTCAAGAGCTACTGACTCAACTGGATGACCAACACAGCCGCTTTGTTCTGGAGAACGAGTTCCGACAGCAACATAACTGTCGCAAGAACAAGAGGAACTTGCAG GATAGATTCCAGGATGACCCATTGTACATGGCCAGGATCATCTCCAAGATCCTAAAGGAGGAACGGGTGGTCCTTGCCACCGCAAGGAGCGCCATG CAAACTGTGTTAGCACAGTCTGCTATCGTGGTGGATAAACAAAGGCTGAACACCAAAGTGAAGGAGATGAGAGACAGAGCTCAG GTGGCAGACCAAGCCATAAAAAATCTGGAAGATCAACAAGATGAATATGACTTTAAATTCAACTCGTTTAAGACCAAAG AGAATGAACGTAATGAAATGTCACCAAAGGAACTAGAGATGGATAATATGGTCATCTGCAAGATGTGCATGGATTTAAAAAGCAAACGACAG GACACGGTGGTTCAGCTGGCTGATCTTCTGAATATCACTCAAGCTTTAATGACAGACCTGTTCAACGACGAGCTGCCTGAGTGGAAGCAGAGGCAACAGATCGCCTGCATCGGTGGGCCGCCCAATGCCTGCCTCGATCAGTTGCAGAACTG GTTTACGGCAGTTGCGGAAACTCTTAAAGAGTTTCATCAGCATCTTAAGAAGCTGCAAGAGTTGGAGCAGAAGTTCACTTATGAAAACGACCCCATCACCCAAAATAAAGAGTTCTTTGAGGGCCAATGTCTGGAGCTGCAGAAGAATCTCCTCTCTAA TGCTTTGGTGGTGGAGAGACAGCCCTGCATGCCCACCTACCCTCAGAGGCCACTGGTGCTGAAAACGGCTAATCAGTTCACGGTAAAACTACG GTTCCTGGTGAAGTTGCCCGAATACAACTACCAACTTAAAGTCAAGGCGGTATTTGACAA GGGCGTGACGGGCCAGAAAGG GTTACGAAGGTTCAACATCTTGGGAACGAACACAAAGGTTATGAACATGGAGGAGTCAAATGGCAGTCTGTCAGCAGAGTTCAGACATCTG CAATTAAAGGAGCAGAAAGTAGCAGGAAACCGCACCAATGAG GCTCCACTGGTGGTCACAAAGGAGCTTCACTCGTTGAGCTTTGAGTCAGAGCTGCAGCTCGGTCAGTCCGGAATCAAGTTCAAGCTGGAG GCTCTGTCTCTGCCCGTGGTGGTGATTTCCAATGTGTCCCAGCTGCCAAGCGGTTGGGCGTCCATCTTGTGGTACAATATGCTTACCACTGAACCCAAG AACTTGCAGTTCTTCCTGTCTCCTCCTGCAGCCAAGTGGTCTCAGCTCTCGGAAGTTCTCAGCTGGCAATTTTCCTCCATCACCAAACGTGGTTTGAACAAAGAGCAACTCAACATGCTGGCTGATAAACTGCTAG GCCCCAACGCTCAGAGGAACCCGGACGGGCTAATTCCCTGGAACAAGTTTTGCAAG aCTCAAAATTGCAACGATAGAGTGTTTCCCTTCTGGTTATGGATCGAAGGCATTCTGGATCTGATCAAGAGACACTTGGTTACCCTTTGGAATGACGA CTACATCGTGGGCTTCATCAGCAAGGAACGTGAAAAAGCCCTGCTGGGCGACAAGTGTTCTGGCACCTTCCTGCTCCGGTTCAGCGAGAGCAGCAAAGAAGGAGCCATTACCTTCACATGGGTCGAATATGAAATGGGTG ACAAACCCGTTTTCCACTCGGTAGAGCCGTACTCGAAGAAAGACCTGGGTGTTGTATCGCTCCCTGACATCATTCGCACTTACAAAGTGATGGTGATGGATGACATCCCAGAAAACCCTCTGCGCTTCCTCTACCCTAACATTCCAAAAGACGTGGCCTTTAAGAAGTACTATGTCAAAAACGCAGAAG CTCCTGAGCCTATGGACCTGGACAACACAACAAAGAGCGCCTACATAAAGACAGAGCTCATACCTGTCTCCCAAAT